In Mercenaria mercenaria strain notata chromosome 15, MADL_Memer_1, whole genome shotgun sequence, a single genomic region encodes these proteins:
- the LOC123552388 gene encoding uncharacterized protein LOC123552388 isoform X1 encodes MFFIILSEFCSSGKMYKFWLSVCVIIILVQTQSISGDLSIDQRIREGNRKREQEVERNRMTTLELDMVVEENNKHKIFHRYNYNKNAAEDTSKRWNRGTIFYVFGAGIDSNAAHLIRDALEEWEYFSCLHFSKDVHNEQYNRIVFTSNQDDKGCASTYVGMKQGKQEIHLGKNCLYRDIILHEVGHALGFHHEHNRADRDRFIKVHDENIEQGYEDSFQKMKPNDYEDFDKPFDYKSIMHYGQYFFSKNESKRLITMETLNSTFQNVIGHAKHPSFLDYKILNIMYECSAGCYDVPCSDDGFLGKQCRCYCEGEDDNKPVVPCFQKDECQNPSINPYLFEVLDKRNWTEENINLTFYPDKTVFNLFSKNSKCSLASQLQCDNGIWIGKIHDCPVELEIQSFGCSQNEGIIEVILNGERGLICDDNWDDNDATVACRMMGFEFGKARFENNSKANESLPILLDEVKCSGHESMLSECEHSDWGKHDCDHSEVAAVTCFANRRTKHNDVLSNNDCGKIPLKGFKRRKREERVVGGIEASAGSYPWQVGIQRWVKERWIHWCGGTIISSHWILSAAHCYRDLTRKHDGRNRKVNYEDFRVHIGDHDLTKHENHEKRFQIEYLVKHWQFERDRTHPIHDVALLKINSSVVFNDYVQPACLPGENDQLNYGMKCEVSGWGKRNESGWTVPQWHIRKTKYNLIFKMFHQTTDF; translated from the exons AAAGGAACAGAATGACCACACTAGAACTTGACATGGTTGTAGAAGAgaataataaacacaaaatatttcacag atataattacaataaaaatgcAGCCGAAGACACATCAAAGCGTTGGAATAGAGGAACTATATTTTATGTGTTTGGCGCTGGCATAG ATAGCAATGCAGCTCATCTAATTCGAGATGCCTTAGAAGAATGGGAATATTTTTCCTGTTTGCATTTCTCTAAAGATGTCCATAATGAACAATACAACAGAATCGTCTTCACTTCGAATCAGGACGATAAAGG GTGTGCCTCCACTTATGTTGGAATGAAACAAGGGAAGCAAGAAATTCATCTGGGAAAAAACTGCTTATAC CGGGATATTATTCTACACGAAGTAGGTCACGCATTAGGTTTTCATCATGAGCACAATCGTGCAGACAGAGACCGCTTTATAAAAGTACATGATGAGAATATCGAACAGGGCTACGAGGACAGTTTCCAAAAAATGAAACCAAATGACTATGAAGATTTCGACAAACCATTCGACTACAAGAGCATAATGCATTATGGGCAATAT tttttctcaaaGAACGAGTCCAAAAGACTTATCACAATGGAAACGCTCAACTCTACGTTTCAGAATGTAATTGGTCACGCAAAACACCCGAGCTTTTTGGactacaaaatactgaatattatgTATGAATGTTCAG CCGGCTGTTATGATGTTCCATGTTCTGATGACGGCTTCCTTGGAAAACAATGTCGATGTTACTGCGAGGGAGAAGATGACAACAAACCTGTTGTACCTTGTTTTCAAAAGG ACGAATGCCAAAACCCATCGATTAATCCATATCTGTTTGAAGTCCTGGATAAAAGaaattggacagaggaaaatATAAACCTAACCTTTTATCCCGACAAAACAGTCTTTAACTTATTCTCGAAAAATTCAAAATGTAGTCTCGCTTCTCAACTTCAATGTGATAATGGCATATGGATAGGAAAAATTCATGACTGTCCTGTTGAACTCG AGATTCAGTCATTTGGGTGCTCACAGAACGAAGGTATTATCGAAGTGATATTAAATGGAGAGCGTGGTTTGATTTGTGATGATAATTGGGACGATAATGATGCAACTGTTGCCTGTAGAATGATGGGATTTGA ATTTGGTAAAGCTCGATTTGAAAACAATTCCAAGGCAAACGAGTCCCTGCCAATCTTACTGGACGAGGTGAAATGTAGCGGGCATGAATCAATGTTATCGGAATGCGAGCACAGTGATTGGGGAAAACATGATTGTGATCACAGTGAAGTTGCAGCTGTAACCTGTTTTGCTAACAGACGTACTAAACATAATGATGTTCTAAGTAACAACGACTGTG GCAAAATTCCACTGAAAGGCTTCAAACGAAGAAAACGAGAAGAACGTGTAGTAGGGGGAATCGAGGCAAGCGCTGGAAGTTATCCATGGCAAGTTGGAATTCAAAGATGGGTGAAAGAAAGATGGATACACTGGTGTGGTGGAACAATTATCAGTAGTCATTGGATACTGAGCGCTGCTCATTGTTATAG ggatttaacaagaaaacaCGATGGCAGAAATAGAAAAGTGAACTATGAAGACTTTAGAGTACATATTGGGGACCACGACTTGACGAAACATGAGAATCACGAGAAAAGATTTCAGATTGAATATTTGGTCAAACACTGGCAGTTTG aaagagACAGAACACATCCCATCCATGACGTAGCATTACTCAAAATCAACTCAAGTGTAGTTTTTAATGATTACGTGCAGCCAGCATGCCTACCGGGAGAAAATGATCAACTTAATTATGGAATGAAATGTGAGGTCTCTGGCTGGGGAAAGCGTAATGAAAGTG ggTGGACAGTGCCCCAGTGGCATATCAGGAAAACGAAATACAATCTCATCTTCAAAATGTTTCATCAGACGACTGACTTTTAA
- the LOC123552388 gene encoding uncharacterized protein LOC123552388 isoform X2, whose product MFFIILSEFCSSGKMYKFWLSVCVIIILVQTQSISGDLSIDQRIREGNRKREQEVERNRMTTLELDMVVEENNKHKIFHRYNYNKNAAEDTSKRWNRGTIFYVFGAGIDSNAAHLIRDALEEWEYFSCLHFSKDVHNEQYNRIVFTSNQDDKGCASTYVGMKQGKQEIHLGKNCLYRDIILHEVGHALGFHHEHNRADRDRFIKVHDENIEQGYEDSFQKMKPNDYEDFDKPFDYKSIMHYGQYFFSKNESKRLITMETLNSTFQNVIGHAKHPSFLDYKILNIMYECSAGCYDVPCSDDGFLGKQCRCYCEGEDDNKPVVPCFQKDECQNPSINPYLFEVLDKRNWTEENINLTFYPDKTVFNLFSKNSKCSLASQLQCDNGIWIGKIHDCPVELEIQSFGCSQNEGIIEVILNGERGLICDDNWDDNDATVACRMMGFEFGKARFENNSKANESLPILLDEVKCSGHESMLSECEHSDWGKHDCDHSEVAAVTCFANRRTKHNDVLSNNDCGKIPLKGFKRRKREERVVGGIEASAGSYPWQVGIQRWVKERWIHWCGGTIISSHWILSAAHCYRDLTRKHDGRNRKVNYEDFRVHIGDHDLTKHENHEKRFQIEYLVKHWQFERDRTHPIHDVALLKINSSVVFNDYVQPACLPGENDQLNYGMKCEVSGWGKRNESGKFIN is encoded by the exons AAAGGAACAGAATGACCACACTAGAACTTGACATGGTTGTAGAAGAgaataataaacacaaaatatttcacag atataattacaataaaaatgcAGCCGAAGACACATCAAAGCGTTGGAATAGAGGAACTATATTTTATGTGTTTGGCGCTGGCATAG ATAGCAATGCAGCTCATCTAATTCGAGATGCCTTAGAAGAATGGGAATATTTTTCCTGTTTGCATTTCTCTAAAGATGTCCATAATGAACAATACAACAGAATCGTCTTCACTTCGAATCAGGACGATAAAGG GTGTGCCTCCACTTATGTTGGAATGAAACAAGGGAAGCAAGAAATTCATCTGGGAAAAAACTGCTTATAC CGGGATATTATTCTACACGAAGTAGGTCACGCATTAGGTTTTCATCATGAGCACAATCGTGCAGACAGAGACCGCTTTATAAAAGTACATGATGAGAATATCGAACAGGGCTACGAGGACAGTTTCCAAAAAATGAAACCAAATGACTATGAAGATTTCGACAAACCATTCGACTACAAGAGCATAATGCATTATGGGCAATAT tttttctcaaaGAACGAGTCCAAAAGACTTATCACAATGGAAACGCTCAACTCTACGTTTCAGAATGTAATTGGTCACGCAAAACACCCGAGCTTTTTGGactacaaaatactgaatattatgTATGAATGTTCAG CCGGCTGTTATGATGTTCCATGTTCTGATGACGGCTTCCTTGGAAAACAATGTCGATGTTACTGCGAGGGAGAAGATGACAACAAACCTGTTGTACCTTGTTTTCAAAAGG ACGAATGCCAAAACCCATCGATTAATCCATATCTGTTTGAAGTCCTGGATAAAAGaaattggacagaggaaaatATAAACCTAACCTTTTATCCCGACAAAACAGTCTTTAACTTATTCTCGAAAAATTCAAAATGTAGTCTCGCTTCTCAACTTCAATGTGATAATGGCATATGGATAGGAAAAATTCATGACTGTCCTGTTGAACTCG AGATTCAGTCATTTGGGTGCTCACAGAACGAAGGTATTATCGAAGTGATATTAAATGGAGAGCGTGGTTTGATTTGTGATGATAATTGGGACGATAATGATGCAACTGTTGCCTGTAGAATGATGGGATTTGA ATTTGGTAAAGCTCGATTTGAAAACAATTCCAAGGCAAACGAGTCCCTGCCAATCTTACTGGACGAGGTGAAATGTAGCGGGCATGAATCAATGTTATCGGAATGCGAGCACAGTGATTGGGGAAAACATGATTGTGATCACAGTGAAGTTGCAGCTGTAACCTGTTTTGCTAACAGACGTACTAAACATAATGATGTTCTAAGTAACAACGACTGTG GCAAAATTCCACTGAAAGGCTTCAAACGAAGAAAACGAGAAGAACGTGTAGTAGGGGGAATCGAGGCAAGCGCTGGAAGTTATCCATGGCAAGTTGGAATTCAAAGATGGGTGAAAGAAAGATGGATACACTGGTGTGGTGGAACAATTATCAGTAGTCATTGGATACTGAGCGCTGCTCATTGTTATAG ggatttaacaagaaaacaCGATGGCAGAAATAGAAAAGTGAACTATGAAGACTTTAGAGTACATATTGGGGACCACGACTTGACGAAACATGAGAATCACGAGAAAAGATTTCAGATTGAATATTTGGTCAAACACTGGCAGTTTG aaagagACAGAACACATCCCATCCATGACGTAGCATTACTCAAAATCAACTCAAGTGTAGTTTTTAATGATTACGTGCAGCCAGCATGCCTACCGGGAGAAAATGATCAACTTAATTATGGAATGAAATGTGAGGTCTCTGGCTGGGGAAAGCGTAATGAAAGTGGTAAATTTATTAATTAG